From one Enterococcus sp. DIV2402 genomic stretch:
- a CDS encoding PadR family transcriptional regulator: protein MDETLTDSTYLILLALLKPQHGYAIMKEITVLTEGKVEIGPASMYTILKKLVKSEWIRLEESSDRKKIYHITPKGIDVLKKEVQRRKIFYQAGAKMLEQFD from the coding sequence ATGGATGAAACATTAACAGATTCCACCTATTTAATTTTATTAGCTTTATTAAAACCGCAACATGGTTATGCCATTATGAAGGAAATAACTGTTTTAACAGAAGGAAAAGTTGAGATTGGACCTGCAAGTATGTATACCATCTTAAAAAAACTAGTCAAAAGTGAATGGATTCGATTAGAAGAAAGCTCGGATCGTAAAAAGATTTATCATATCACACCAAAAGGAATTGATGTGTTAAAAAAAGAAGTCCAACGACGAAAAATATTTTATCAAGCAGGTGCAAAAATGTTGGAACAATTTGATTAG
- a CDS encoding DUF2812 domain-containing protein, which yields MKQKYLYSLGVSFYAEKEMLRLAKQARKGWQFVKMNQLGFLVFEKAPIQEKQFAIDFYTGNQTQEEIDEYLEMYEASGWTYLSNYHKRYFYFMADPDTPNIFSDKASYAERLEVEQKWLFKNSFKTTIVGVIILALVTILLSYQLVEKNFFSGLFIGAGIGLFFFPLIYFIGGRLMRWRYKDRSEFFSNPEAFAKKQRFWLDTLFNLLLGAILGGLIGFIFGYFF from the coding sequence TTGAAGCAGAAATATTTATATAGCTTAGGTGTTAGCTTTTATGCAGAAAAAGAAATGTTAAGGCTGGCTAAGCAAGCACGTAAAGGATGGCAATTTGTCAAAATGAACCAATTAGGATTTTTGGTTTTTGAAAAAGCACCCATTCAAGAGAAACAATTTGCGATTGATTTTTATACAGGAAATCAAACACAAGAAGAAATAGATGAGTATTTAGAAATGTATGAAGCCAGTGGTTGGACCTATTTAAGCAATTATCACAAAAGATATTTCTATTTTATGGCTGACCCAGACACGCCTAATATTTTTTCGGACAAAGCAAGTTATGCAGAACGTCTAGAAGTAGAGCAAAAATGGCTGTTTAAAAATTCATTTAAAACAACTATCGTAGGGGTTATTATCTTAGCGTTAGTAACTATTTTGTTATCTTACCAACTTGTAGAAAAGAATTTTTTTAGCGGTCTTTTTATCGGAGCTGGAATAGGATTATTTTTCTTTCCACTTATTTATTTTATCGGAGGACGTTTAATGCGTTGGCGATATAAAGATCGTTCAGAATTTTTTAGCAATCCCGAAGCATTTGCTAAGAAGCAGCGTTTTTGGTTAGATACATTATTTAACTTATTATTAGGTGCGATTCTTGGTGGATTAATCGGTTTTATTTTTGGGTATTTTTTCTGA
- a CDS encoding ABC transporter ATP-binding protein gives MLEAKHLVKKFGEYKAVDDLSFQIQDGEIMGLIGQNGAGKTTTFRLILDFLRADRGEVLWNGQPLSAKDYNVIGYLPEERGLYPKVSIQDQLIYFAKLRGKTKKEIEPKIDEWMDKFQVKGKKTDKIKSLSKGNQQKVQLISTLIHEPKLVILDEPFSGLDPVNAELLKDGIIELKSKGSCVIFSSHNMDNVEKICDHLIMLRNGAMVLNGKVHEIRESFGRTKVFLESSLNKESIEQMKDIQQVKTREDGSLEITLSNPEAGKELFNLATADGYIPMFNQQPPTLEEIFKLKAGDINE, from the coding sequence ATGTTAGAAGCAAAGCATTTAGTCAAAAAATTTGGCGAATACAAGGCAGTCGATGATTTGTCGTTTCAAATTCAAGATGGCGAAATTATGGGATTAATCGGACAAAATGGCGCGGGAAAAACGACGACTTTTCGTTTGATTTTAGACTTTTTACGAGCAGATCGTGGGGAAGTCTTATGGAATGGGCAACCATTAAGTGCCAAAGATTACAATGTAATTGGTTATTTACCAGAAGAACGCGGATTATATCCGAAAGTTTCGATTCAAGATCAATTAATTTATTTTGCTAAATTAAGAGGAAAAACTAAAAAAGAAATTGAACCTAAAATTGATGAATGGATGGATAAATTTCAAGTAAAGGGAAAAAAGACGGATAAAATTAAATCTTTGTCGAAAGGAAATCAGCAAAAAGTGCAATTGATTTCTACCTTAATTCATGAACCTAAATTAGTCATTTTAGATGAACCGTTTAGTGGCTTGGATCCAGTAAATGCGGAACTTTTAAAAGACGGTATTATCGAATTAAAATCAAAGGGCTCATGCGTTATTTTTTCAAGTCATAATATGGATAATGTGGAAAAAATATGTGATCATTTGATTATGTTACGTAATGGTGCGATGGTTTTAAACGGGAAAGTTCATGAAATACGTGAATCATTTGGACGAACCAAAGTTTTTTTGGAATCTAGTCTAAACAAAGAGTCTATTGAACAAATGAAGGATATTCAACAAGTTAAAACACGTGAAGATGGCTCGTTGGAGATTACTTTAAGCAACCCTGAAGCTGGTAAAGAATTATTCAATCTAGCAACCGCAGATGGTTATATTCCAATGTTTAATCAACAACCACCGACGCTAGAAGAAATCTTTAAATTGAAAGCAGGTGACATCAATGAATAA
- a CDS encoding ABC transporter permease has translation MNKFWVIASDVYKKNVKSVSFFIMLLVPFIIGGLAYAGGQFASRASDVDKIAIVSDQQELAEAMAQTANEAYKFVVLDSQADAEKQMSEEKIDAFLVLHATDTTVKGELFSESSLGQATELTLQQILSSIQGSARAQQLGLTTEQVASLNQPAEFTKQKVNFDDNGKMMIGEDNSAVQYIISFGGTILLFVFIMTYAGIIAQEIASEKGTRIMEVILSSTRAQTHFYGKLFGILLVALTQMVVYAVAFAISYNWVKDMEVVKTFLANISLQAILGNFLIFTLIFVLLGIFIYAVLAALCGSLVNKAEDTSKVILPVTYLSLGGYMLGIMLGAMDPNNIVIRVTSYIPFLSSYIMPIRLANETVGIGSALISVAILIVATIALTLGCAKMYKSNVLVYNDNGILATLKQSFRLMKSQN, from the coding sequence ATGAATAAATTTTGGGTGATTGCAAGCGATGTTTACAAAAAGAATGTAAAATCAGTCTCATTTTTTATTATGTTACTGGTACCATTTATTATTGGCGGATTGGCTTATGCAGGTGGGCAATTTGCTAGTCGTGCAAGCGATGTTGATAAAATTGCGATAGTTTCTGATCAACAAGAGTTAGCTGAAGCGATGGCTCAAACAGCAAACGAGGCGTATAAGTTTGTGGTTTTAGATTCCCAAGCAGATGCGGAAAAACAAATGAGTGAAGAAAAAATCGATGCCTTTCTTGTATTACATGCAACAGATACTACGGTTAAGGGAGAGTTGTTCAGTGAATCCAGTTTAGGACAAGCAACTGAATTAACCTTACAACAAATTTTATCTAGTATTCAAGGCTCTGCTCGCGCACAACAATTAGGTTTAACCACTGAACAAGTAGCAAGTCTTAATCAACCAGCCGAATTTACGAAGCAAAAAGTAAACTTTGACGACAATGGTAAAATGATGATTGGGGAAGACAATAGTGCCGTCCAATACATTATTAGTTTTGGTGGGACGATTCTTTTATTTGTTTTTATCATGACCTATGCGGGAATTATTGCTCAAGAGATTGCTTCTGAAAAAGGCACTCGTATCATGGAGGTAATCTTATCAAGTACACGCGCACAAACACATTTTTATGGTAAATTATTTGGAATTTTATTAGTTGCCTTAACACAAATGGTGGTTTATGCAGTAGCTTTTGCCATTAGTTATAATTGGGTAAAAGATATGGAAGTGGTAAAAACATTCTTAGCCAACATTTCATTGCAAGCTATTTTAGGCAACTTTTTAATCTTTACATTAATTTTTGTTTTATTAGGTATTTTCATTTATGCTGTTTTAGCAGCTCTATGTGGCTCATTAGTCAATAAAGCAGAAGATACCTCGAAAGTTATTTTACCAGTTACGTATCTATCATTAGGTGGTTATATGCTTGGAATCATGTTGGGCGCAATGGATCCTAATAATATTGTGATTCGTGTGACCTCATACATTCCGTTCTTATCGTCTTACATTATGCCAATTCGCTTGGCAAATGAGACAGTTGGTATTGGCAGTGCGTTAATTTCGGTAGCAATTTTAATCGTTGCAACGATTGCGTTAACACTTGGTTGTGCCAAAATGTATAAATCAAATGTATTAGTTTATAATGATAACGGTATTCTAGCGACATTGAAACAATCATTCCGTTTAATGAAAAGTCAAAATTAA